The Benincasa hispida cultivar B227 chromosome 11, ASM972705v1, whole genome shotgun sequence genome has a segment encoding these proteins:
- the LOC120091339 gene encoding protein LITTLE ZIPPER 4 — protein sequence MERLNSELYLQNCYIMKENERLRKKAQLLNQENQALLSELKQKLSKGNSKANASKSIPDLNLSSANPSNSSN from the coding sequence ATGGAGAGGCTAAACTCAGAGCTGTACTTGCAAAACTGTTACATAATGAAGGAAAATGAAAGATTGAGGAAGAAAGCTCAGCTTTtgaaccaagaaaatcaagcacTTCTTTCAGAACTGAAGCAGAAATTATCAAAAGGAAATTCAAAAGCCAATGCTTCAAAATCAATCCCTGATCTTAATCTCTCCTCTGCAAATCCATCTAATTCTTCCAATTGA